The window TAGGTGATAATAAGGATGCTTTCCCGAACGATCCTACCGAAACCGCAGACTCTGACGGTGATGGTGTAGGTGATAATAAGGATGCTTTCCCGAATGATCCAACCGAGACCGCAGATTCTGATGGCGACGGTGTAGGTGATAATAAGGATGCTTTCCCGAATGATCCAACCGAGACCGCAGATTCTGATGGCGACGGTGTAGGTGATAATAAGGATGCTTTCCCGAATGATGCAACCGAGACTGCTGATGCAGACGGCGACGGTGTAGGCGACAATAAAGACGCATTCCCGAATGATCCGACAGAAACCGCGGATTCTGACGGTGATGGCGTTGGCGACAACAAGGATGCATTCCCGAATGATCCAACCGAGACCGTAGACTCTGACGGTGATGGTGTTGGCGACAACAAGGATGCATTCCCGAATGATCCGACAGAAACAGCGGATTCTGACGGTGATGGCGTTGGCGACAACAAGGACGCCTTCCCGAATGATCCGACAGAAACAGCTGATTCAGACGGTGACGGTGTAGGCAACAATAAGGACGCATTCCCGAATGATCCTACCGAGACTGCAGACTCTGACGGTGACGGTGTAGGCAACAACAAGGACGCATTCCCGAATGATCCTACCGAGACTGCAGATTCTGACGGTGATGGTGTAGGCAACAACAAGGACGCATTCCCGAACGACCCAACTGAGACTGCTGATTCAGACGGCGACGGTGTAGGCGACAACAAGGATGCTTTCCCGTTTGATCCGACCGAGTGGGCTGATGCTAATGGTAATGGTATTGGTGATAATAAAGAAGCGTCGCTTCTGGCATTAAGCGGTGCAAACTTCCTTGCGATGTGGAATACGTTATCACCGCAGGAGCAGGCTCTTTTAAGCAACCTCCTTGCACTAGATCAGAAAGTGTCTATTGCACAGTCGGATATTGGTAATCTGCAGGGTACAAATCTCGTAACCTACTGGAAATCACTTGGCGCTGATGTTCAGGGACAGTTGATCGCAGGTCTTACGGCTCAACAGGCGCAGACGATGTTGAGCGGAATGGCCGGAGCAGAACTTGTTGCATTCTGGAACGCTCTTACCCCTTCTCAGCAGGTAGGGGTGGTTCTTGACGGCACACAGGCTCTTGCGATCATGAACACGGGTAATTTGTCTGGAGCAGTTCTTGTCAATTTCTGGTTCACGCTTGATCCGGCTACCCAAGCCGCGATAATTCCCAGCCTGAATACGATGCAGGCACAGACGATTCTTGACTCACTGACGGGTGCAGAGCGCCAGGCTTTCTGGAACGCCTTGTCACCCGAAATGCAGGCTCAGCTCAATAATGGCCAGAATCCACCGACAGATGCCGAGATAGGCGATGCGGTAGCAGCTGAGCTTTCGAAGCTTCCAGGTGGAGCTAACGACCAAAGAGCAATCGTTGCCAGTGATGATGTTGTTGCTGCGATAAAAGCAGGAGGTCTTGCTTCAGCGGAAGATATTGATGGCGGATTTAAACCAGAAAACTACCAGCTACAGACAGGCGAGTATACCAGCGAAGATGTGAAAACCGCACTGTCTGGCAGTGGATACCTTTCCTATGCTGTTCAGGTTGAAGAGGACTTTGTGAACAAGGCTTCGCTGAGAATTTTCAATGATAGCCGGGCTACAATGGATGGAGAAGACGATGATCATAGGGATCATGTGCGAAACGAACTGTGGGGCAATATAGATAGTGCCCTTGAAAACTCCGATATCCGTGGTCGTGATGCCTTGCTTGAGGAAGTAGCTGACGCAAGGGCCGGCAGGGTTCTTAAGGATGCAAATGGCAACTGGGTTAGGGTTCAGCAGTATGTAATTCGCCCGACATCCGATTCATTACAGGTAGTAAGCGTAAATCTGCGGGGCGCGGAGGCTGGAGATCTTTCCGGTCTGCAGTCAATGGACTGGCAAACCGAGTTCGATAAAAACCTGCCGGGTGGAAGTGCGATACTTGACCTGCCGTGGGCAGACTACCTGAATACTTACAGGGATTCGAGCGGTAAAACCGGTGGTGATAGCAACGAACATGGTAAACAAGGTGAATCAAAAACCGGTTATGTTAAACATGACAGCGACTATGAATTGGATAAGATGTCTGTTGAGTTTAAATCGGGTAGCGACTCGCTTAAGGAATCAAGATCCTTTAAGGAATTGGATCATGGCAAACAGTCCATATTCGATGAGACTTTGACCGTAAACGGCGAATCGTTCGAGTATGACAGGAACTTGAATTCCAAGTCGAAGTATATGATTACCATGGTATCCGGCGGAGAATTGAAGTACAGGTACTCAATCAAGGATAGCAATGGAGAAAAGAAGGACATCGACGTAAGCCTGTTCGTAGTGGGCGACGCGCATCTGGCCGATAACGTCGGAGTTGACGGTTCAGTTGAAACCGGAGTAAAGGACGTGTGGCAGGGGCTTGGTGCAAATACAGAAGGTAGCTCAGTAAATGTTGGAAACAATAATCTTGAATTCAGGTTCTCCAACACAAAAGCCAGCAGCGGATTGCTGACAAATCCTCTTGATTTGGTATACATACCTCTGCCGAGGATGGATTGGAAAGCCGCTAGTGTGGAAAGGCACCACGATTAGCTTAAAATAGCTTGCAGACGCCCCTCCAGCACGAAGATGGAGGGGCGTTTTCATTTATACTGGTTCACAAAATTCACAAAATAGTCGAGGCAAAATTAGTCCCGCCATTGGTACAAACTTTGCTTTAATTCATTGATAATCATGAATATGTACAAAAATCAGCAATAAATGGGATTTTGCCATGAAATTTTGGCAGTTTTTACAATAAATCGATGGAACCGTATCAGTTCTTCACTGAAAAATACCAAAAAATCCATTACAGCGGGTTAAAATAACCCAACACAGGGGGAGATGACAATAAACAATCTGGCTGTAATGGTTCTTACAATATTTCTTAACACTGATGAAGGTATCATGTTTCATCTTGCTGACAGCGAGATGACAAAACCAACTACCACAACCGTCGCAGAAGAAAACACCAGGCTAAAAAGCGAAGGCTATCTTGACTTATCGACAGGCGGCTCCGCAAAACCTCCAATTAACGCAGAAAGCGAACTGGCAAAAAAGCAGGATGATACTAAAACAAAAGAAAAGGGGAAAAAGGAGCCAAAAGAGAATGTAGTAGAGATGGTCTTTTTTGCCTTCAAAACCCACGTCCTGTCGGACAAGGCGAAAAAAAAGCTGAACGCGTTACCGAAAAATCGGAAATATAAACTGGTAGGCTATACAGACTCGATAGGTTCTATCGAGTTCAATAATATGCTTGCCATATTAAGGGCTACAACTACCGCACTGTATCTACGGTCGTTAGGGGTGTTCGTCATAGAGTATTACGGGAGAGGGTCATGCTGTTACCTTGATCCGCTGAATCAGGATGTGAACCGGCGTGTTGAGATAATAGATGTCGGCCCTTTGGAGGGTCCCAGGAGACCGCCTAAGAAGACGGAATGGATGAGGTTCATGTGGTTATCGGATATTTCGGCCAATAGCACCTACTCGTCATTGGTAGGCGGTTCATCCATTATGGGCGGCAATGCCTCTGCTGTTCTAGCTCCAACTGTACAGTTTGGAGATAATAAATTCCTGATAGTCCTAAACAACACCTCGTATCAGAAAAGGAAGCAGGTATATACGGAGGATGAAGGGCCCCGGCTGAGCTCGGAATATCTGACGAATACTCTTACCCCCACATTCAAGTACAGCAACTCGGACAAGCTGGATTTAAGTCCCGGTCTGTTTTTCACTCAATCATATTCAAAGGAAACCCAGGATGAAATCTGGTTCAAGGGGCTTTACGATTATGAGGAATCGGGCTATTCTTTTGACATACGGTATGTAGTTGGGACTACCGATACCTCCTCAAGCACGATGTCGCTAGGTTACCAGAAATACGATCGTGTATATCCCAATTTTAAATCATTATTCTCCATCGCTGGGTTTGGCACGCTTGAGGAGCATGAAAAGGATTTTGCCGGAACATCGTATTCCATGACGTATGCGGTAAATAACTCACTTGGACTTTCATATACGTTAAACCTGAATTATTTGTTGAAGGAATACGTTGACAAGCTGGTGGAGAACGAATTTGGCGGCAGAGATCCTGAAAGGCAACTGGATGTCAGTCAAACAGGTTCTCTTATGTTGACTTACAAGGCAAGCATGAATTCATCTATAGGTTTCAGGATTACCGTAAATGATAACCTTAGCAACCAGAACCTTGTTGAAGGCTCCTTCCCTGATTTTATTTTTCACAAGAACTATTTTTCATATCAGTCAACAACGGTCTCTCCGGATTACAGTTACATAATGCAATTATCTGACAAGAAGAGAGTCACATTCAGAACTGCGTATAACGTGACAAGAACCAATTTTTATGCAAGATATAGCAGAAATGAACTTGGCGAATTGACCGATCAACTGCAGGAAGATTGGGCGCACAGTTACAGCGCAAGCGCCAGGTACACATTGAATGAGCATTGGAGCTTTAGCTCAATGCTGGATGTTTCAGCATCCAGATCAAATCTGAAGGACGAGCTGTTTTTTCGTTCAAACTACGAAATTATAAATATCTCATTTGGATTTTCATATCATTACTAGTTGACTCATATGTCAAGTCAGTATGTTCAATTTTGAAGCGCCTAGGATCATCGCTTTTTGGCAGGCGGTTTATTCCCGGAGTTTTTTGAGGTTTTGTTTTTTTTAGGCTTGGATTTCTTTTTTGCCGGGTTTTTATCAAAGTCATCCTCAATTTCAATCGCGCTCTCAGGCACGACAAAGCGCATATTTTGTACAACTACCTTTGCTCTTTCGTAATCTCCAAGCTTTATGAATATATCGAGAGCGTTCATGTAGTTCCTCAGGGCTGCGTCGTTTTTCTTCATTTTATAGTAAAGTTTTCCAATGTTGTTTTGAGTGACCGCAGTTCCGAGGATATTGCCGGATAAAATATCAAACTTGAGTGACTCCTTGTATGAGGCAAGTGCGTTATCGTACTTTTCAATGTTAGCGTAGGCCGTACCCTGAAGAGTAAGGAGGGAAGCTACCTGTATGTTATCCTGACTCTCCTTGCTGAGTTCTATCGCCCTTGAGATATATCCCAAGCTCTTTTCAATTTTTTCCTGGTTTATGTTTATGTACGCTAGAGATTCCAGGCAGAGCACTTGTCCCTGTTTATAATCCTGTTCTATGCTTACTCTTAAAGCCTGTTCAAGCCTGCTTTCAGCCTGTTCGATTTTTCCTTCATTGAGCAGTTCACGGCCGACTATATACATCTTTTGGGCGGCGTTCAGTTCTGTTTGTCTAATTTCCTCTTCAGAAGGTTTCAGTGTTGCACAAGAAGTCATAAATGAGGAAACAAGAATAAACAAAAAGAAACGGCTGGTAGATCTCATAATATTTTCAGTTTCCTTCTCTGTTTTTTGTTGCGTATGTATTGGCGTACTCAACAAGCGCCATAATTGAATCAAGACGCGATATGGCCTTTATCTCGATAAGGGCCTTCCCCATGGGAATCATTTCAGCTTGCTGGGCCACGAGTATTTCGTTTATCTGTTCGTTTGTTAAAAGGTTATGTTCAATGGCCAGATCACCATACCGTTTGTTGGTGCGGTTTTGCTCAAGCAAGAGTTTAAGATTGTCAACCTTGCTGATAAAGCCGTGCATGACAGCAATCTTGCCAAGTGGAAGTTTGCTGTGCCTCTGAATATCAAGCGCTTCATTTACTTGTTGTTCGGTAACAAGATTCTTTGATATTAGAAATTCGCCAAATCTCATAAAATCCTCATTTTGATGTCAGGATGAATACGCCATCCCAGTCCTTCGGAGGTTCCTTTAACTGGAAATCAAGCGCACGTTCCAAATAAGTCATTGCAGGGCCATCATTTACGTCAAATTCAAGGATTTCGGAAAACTTGTCTACGGCCTTCTTCCATTCTCTCTCCTTGTAATGACCAAGGCCGTCATTATACAAAGTTATTACATTCTGTTTTTTAGGATCAATTTTTCCCTTGAGACAAATAAGCTCGTATACCGTTATTATTTCCTGTTTTCCAACGACACGCAACCTGTCAATTTCCCTCGAATCGAAGAGGTGGCCACAGATGTTATGGGTATAGTGGCTTACCATCAGTTCTGTGCCGTAAGGTTTATTGGCTCCTTCAAGCCTTGCGGCGAGGTTTACAGCGTCACCCATCATCGTATAATCCATCCTTGTCCTGGAGCCCATGTTGCCTACGACCATGCTTCCGGTATTTATTCCGATCCTCATTCTTAGCTGTGCTTTTCCCTCCTTGGCCCAATCTTCCCTCATCAGAGCCAGTTTTTCCTGCATCTCGATCGCAGTAAGGCAACACCGTTCCGCATGGTCCTCGAAATCAAGAGGAGCCCCGTAGAATGCGATTATGGCGTCCCCCTCGAACTTGTCCACAACCCCATCGTATTTGAGAATGATGTCAGTCATTGCCGTCAGGTAGTCATTCAGGAGCAATACAAGCTCCTCTGGGGAAAGTTTTTCCGATATTGTAGAAAATCCGGCAACGTCCGAGAAAAAGGCTGTAAGCTCCTTTCTTTGCCCGCCAAGCTGAAGAGCTGCCGGATCTTTTATAAGCTGATCAATAACGACTGGAGAGAGGTATTGTCCAAATGCGCCCTGAATATACCGCTTCTCCTTTTCTTCCATGATGAATCGGTAGATTGCCAGGGAGGCGTATGCGAGGCCAGTTTCGAGAAGAGGCGGAACCGTATGAAAAACCGTGTTATATCTAGTAAAGAGGATATAATGCGCAAGAAGGGATATTACCGCAATAGCAAGAGCTAAACCTCCCCCTGTGACAGCCCCAAGCCTTGGGACGGTAACAAATAAAACGGTTCCTATAAGAACTATACTGATAAAATCGATAAGGATATTTGGAACCGGAGGATCCTTAAGAAAACGCTGGTGTATTATGTTATCAATAACCGTTGCGTGGGATTCCACTCCGGGAAAAACCTTGTCAAAAGGCGTAATCCGTAAATCTTCGATTGCAGTTGCGGTAGGGCCGATCATTACGATCTTTCCGTCAAGTTGCTCAGGCGGAATTTTACGTTCGATTATATCTACAATTGAGAGATGCGGGAATGTTCCACCAGGACCGTAATAGTTTATCCACATTTCGCCCATTTCGTTTGTAGGGATTTCAATGTCACCATCCTTGCTCATAAGCGCGACTTTTTGAATTCCTAGCGGCCCTGTCCAGATAAGTATTGTAGCTTTTAGATATTTTCGCAACACTGTAAATGAAAGAGGGGGGAAGAGATAGTCGTCCTCGCCTTCGAGTTCCACCATATCGCGGTATTTCACGATTAATGGAATTTTCCGCACAGAACCGTCCAAGTCTGGCGCAAAGTTGAAATATCCCATCCTTTTTGTCGAGTTGGAAATTTTTTCAATAGTTGCTTCAACCGCATACGCCTTTTTCAAGCGCATATTCTTTAGGTCTGTCCCTTCATCCTTCTTGAGGCCGGAGTATCGGGATTTCGCGACAATATCAAGATAACTCTCCATTTCAGCTTCAGAAAGATGCTCAAGACCTTCTTCGGAGAAGTGGAAAAAATAGCCTAATACCGCCTTTTTTGACCGTTTGAGCGCATCGAAAAGTTTCTGGTCATTATCAGCATTGTTTTCGATTTCTGCCAATAGACTTTCAATCTTCGAGTCAGGAATTCCCTCCTCATTCATTTTAGACCTGATACTGTCTAATTGTTCGGGGGTAATCCCTATCTCTGGAGAGGAAAAGACAATATCAAACCCGAATACTTTTACGTTATATTCGGTTAGTGCGTCGACAAGATCCGCTATTACGGTTCTCTTCCAGGGCCATCTGCCGAGTTTATCAATACTTTTCTCATCGATAGTGGCAATCGCAACTTCGTTTCCTGGTACAAGTTCGCCGCGAACATTGAAAAAGGCGTCCTGCATAAGGAGTTCCAGTCTCCCCATGAACCGAGGAGAGAAGAGGTAGGAAACCATTACAAGGATTGTGATAGCGACAGTAATGGAGAGGTTGTTCAGCTGAATGAATTTTTTCATTAACCCCCACCCAAATCATGAAAACATAAAAATCACCTGACAAACTTCTTGTTTGTTAAACCTAAGTATACCTCAGTTACAGTGATATAATCCAACATAGTTTCAATACATTAGGTTGATATTTGCAACTATTTTGGCTAGGTATCAATTTTCAAGGAAATTAACAAGAAGCGCAAAGATGTTATTACCTCAATAAAAACAAAGAGATAGGAAAAGGCAATGACCCGGAAGATAATTTTTCTTTTGTTTGAAAACAAAATGCAATATTACGATATGTTACATCTCAAATCGTTCCAATAAAGCTTCAAGTCATATCTCAAATTGAATATATACAGAATTTAGGTATTGCTTATTCTCTTTCATAGCGAAGTAATTTGATTACATTTTTGAAAACATTAAGGCCAATGTACGGAATTTTGACGCTCCATTTTCCTGATTTTGGGATTTTCCAAAGGATGCTATATAATAAGACATTATGGGTTTTAATGCATTGCAAAAGCGGAGTAGATTATTCGTGACCGTCATAGCTTTGACTATCGGTATTTTCACTGTTACATTTTCGTACTCAGCTGAAGGCGATGCAAAAGCCACTTCAAAAACTGAAAACAAGGATGAGACAAGGCGAAGGGAGTTTCAGGAAAATATTGATAAAGCATATCTGGACTCTTTTGCCGAGGCGGTAAAGAAAGACGCAAAGTATGCTACGGAATTGGCTCGGCTAGCCGCCCAATCTTCGCCCCATCTAGCCTCCGAAATAGCGGCTCGAGCTGCGGAAGTAGCTCCCTCGCAGGCTGAAAGGATAGTGTCGGTAATGGTAACGGAATATCCTGATCTGGCATTAAAAACGGTCTTTTCCGTTTCCATGAAGGTTCCCGGGAGTGCCTGGAAAATCGGGGCCGCAGCTGCGGGCATACGAAAAGATATTGCCTCCCAAATAGCCGCAGCGGTGACATCAGTATCGCCAAAGCAGGCAACATTAATTGCTGTAACGGTAACGAAAGAGGTTCCCAGCGAGGCGGTTGGCATTGCATCCGCGGTGGCGACGAAATCACCAGAGAGTGCAGCAAGCGTTGCAAGCGCCATCTCGAAGGTGTTCCCTGACAGCTCTGTAGAATTGGCAGGGAAGATGTCAAAGATAAATCCCAATGATTCCCCAACTATCGTTGCGGAGATAACAAAAAATAATCCGGAAAGCGCGGCGGAGATAGCCGCCTCAGCGGCCAAGAACGCCCCAGGGAAGGAATCAATGATTGCCGCGGCGGCGACCATCAATTCCCCGAATCTTGCGCCAAGGATTGCCACTTCAGTTGCTGAAGTAAATCCGAATGCTACCCTTAAGATTGCCGCATATTTGGCAAAAGTAAATCCGGCCTCCGCCAAAAGTGTAAATTCCGCGCTTGGTAATTTCGCCCCGAATTTAAAGGGGAGACTGGATAGTATGCTTGCAAAAACCGGAAAGGAAACGAGGATAGAAAGGGCCAAGACGTTAAGAAAGACACTTCCACCCAGTGTAATCGCGACCATTCAAGAGGCCGCGCAGACAAGGAACAGGGATGTTATGAAGTACGCTATTCGAATTGCCATTAAGAAATACCCGGATCTATCCGTAGATATTGCAAAATTGGCCGCGATCTACTCCAGGGGGATGGCAGAAGAGATAGCCTTTACTGTGGCACAGTTAGCTCCAAAAGATGCGGCAGGTATCGCTTCGGCAGTCGCCGAGATTGCACCGGAAAAAGCGGTAGCAATAGCCACATATGCCACTAGGGCAAATCCTAAACTGGCGGCGGAGATTGCCGAATCCGTTGCTGTAGTTGTGCCCGAGAAAGCCGCCGAGATAGCCGGAGAGGTTGCGAAGATTTCGCCAACAATG is drawn from Nitrospinota bacterium and contains these coding sequences:
- a CDS encoding adenylate/guanylate cyclase domain-containing protein codes for the protein MKKFIQLNNLSITVAITILVMVSYLFSPRFMGRLELLMQDAFFNVRGELVPGNEVAIATIDEKSIDKLGRWPWKRTVIADLVDALTEYNVKVFGFDIVFSSPEIGITPEQLDSIRSKMNEEGIPDSKIESLLAEIENNADNDQKLFDALKRSKKAVLGYFFHFSEEGLEHLSEAEMESYLDIVAKSRYSGLKKDEGTDLKNMRLKKAYAVEATIEKISNSTKRMGYFNFAPDLDGSVRKIPLIVKYRDMVELEGEDDYLFPPLSFTVLRKYLKATILIWTGPLGIQKVALMSKDGDIEIPTNEMGEMWINYYGPGGTFPHLSIVDIIERKIPPEQLDGKIVMIGPTATAIEDLRITPFDKVFPGVESHATVIDNIIHQRFLKDPPVPNILIDFISIVLIGTVLFVTVPRLGAVTGGGLALAIAVISLLAHYILFTRYNTVFHTVPPLLETGLAYASLAIYRFIMEEKEKRYIQGAFGQYLSPVVIDQLIKDPAALQLGGQRKELTAFFSDVAGFSTISEKLSPEELVLLLNDYLTAMTDIILKYDGVVDKFEGDAIIAFYGAPLDFEDHAERCCLTAIEMQEKLALMREDWAKEGKAQLRMRIGINTGSMVVGNMGSRTRMDYTMMGDAVNLAARLEGANKPYGTELMVSHYTHNICGHLFDSREIDRLRVVGKQEIITVYELICLKGKIDPKKQNVITLYNDGLGHYKEREWKKAVDKFSEILEFDVNDGPAMTYLERALDFQLKEPPKDWDGVFILTSK